The bacterium genomic sequence ACGCCCCTATGGTACCGTCATGTGCGGAGATTTTCAGGTGCCGGCAAAACACATCCGCCATATATCTTTATACCTATACCTTCTTCATTTTTTCCTGGACAACAGGAATGTCAACTTTTTTCAGGACGCGACACGCGACAAAAAATTTTATCCTTTATCCCTTATCCTTTATCCTTATTTTTAGAGCAGTTCTTCAGATACCGGCAAGTAAGTGTTTCTATTGAAAAGATATTCAATATGGCTTGTATAAATTTTCATGAAATGAAAAATTGAATCTTTAAGTTGAAATTAGCGTAAAAATTATTATTATACAGGTAACCTAATTTTATCAGTTTTACAAATAATCTCAGGAGTAAAATATGCGCCGGAAATTAGTTCTTATTTTTGTGTTTTTTACAATTATATCCTCATTTGCAGGAGACAAACTGTTAACAATGCAGGAAGCTATTCTCGGAAGTTACGGAAAGTTGAGGGTAAGGAATATTAATCAGCTTAAGTGGATTGGCAATTCAAGCGAACTCTCATGTGTTGATTCTCTTAACGGTTTGTACGGCCTTGTAAGGATTGATCCGTTATCAGAAGATAAAAAAATGCTGCTGACTCTGGATTCTTTGAAATCAGCAGTTAAGAAAGTTTCAGAAATAAGTATCCGCAGATTTCCCCGTGTAAACTGGATTAGCAGAGACACGTTTTATCTCTTTTATCATAATAATTTAATTGTCTATAATTTAAGAACAAAATCAGCATGTTTAAAAAACAGTGTGCCTGACAAAGCGCAGAATATCCGGATTCATCCGAAATCATTTAATATTGCATACACTATTGATGACAATCTGTTTGTGTCTCTCTGTTCAGGCGGAAAAATACAGATTACTTTTGACGGGGGAAACGGGATCAAAAACGGGTCAGTTGTTCACAGAAATGAGTTCGGAATAAACAAAGGAATATTCTGGTCTCCGGACGGAAAATATCTTGCTTTTTACAGGAAAGATGAGAGCCTTGTAACTCAGTATCCACTTGTTGATATTGATTCCAGACCTGCCAAAGTAAGATTTATCCGCTACCCTATGACAGGTATGGCAAGCGAGCATGTATCTGTAGGTGTGTATAATATTCTTTCAGGATCTACAACTTTTCTTCAGACAGGAGAGCCTGCGGATAAATATCTGACCCACGTAACATGGAGTCCTGACAGTAAATCTGTTTTTATAGCAGAACTCAACAGGGATCAGAATCATCTTCGGTTTTGCGTTTTTGACCCTGTAACAGGGGAGCGGAGAAAAATCCTTTTTGAAGAGAGGGATAAAGAATGGGTGGAACCCCTTTATGACCCGATTTTTATCAAAGGTAAAAATAACCGGTTCTTATGGTTTTCCATGAGAGACGGATTCAATAATCTTTATCTTTATGATACAAATGGCAGGCTGATAAGGCAGGTTACACATTTAAAAACAGATATCACGGATTTCTCAGGATTTGATCCTGAAAGTAAAAAAATATTTTTTACAGCAGCGGAAAATGACGGGCTTGAACAGCATTGCTTTTCAGCATCATTAAAATCCGGTAAAATTACTCAGCTTACAAAACAAAACGGATTACACAGAACAGATTTCTCAGGGGATGGTAAATATTTTATTGATCGTTTTACAAATCATACTGTACCCCGTATTATTTCTGTGTTTGACTGCTCCGGTAAAAAACAAACTGAGCTTCTTAAAGCGGAAAACCCTGTAAAAGAGTATAAACTCGGGAAGATTGAATATCTTAAAATTAAAAATAAACAAGGTATTACTCTGAATGCCAGAATGATCCTGCCTGCAGGTTTTAATCCACAAAAGAAATACCCTGTAATTGTTTATGTGTACGGCGGTCCCCACGGCCAGATGGTAAGAGATTCCTGGCTTTCCGGCTGGTCTTTATGGTTCCAGTACATGGCAGAGCGGGGCTATATAATTTTCACCTTAGACAACAGAGGGACCAACAACAGGGGCTCAGATTTTGAACAGGCTGTTTTCCGCAATCTCGGAACCTGTGAAGTTGAAGATCAGATGGCAGGTATAAATTATCTTAAAAAACAGTCTTTTGTAGATACGTGCCGGATTGGTGTTCACGGATGGAGCTACGGCGGGTTTATGACAATATCTATGATGACAAGACAGCCCGGAGTATTTAAGGCAGCAGTTGCAGGAGGACCTGTTATTGATTGGCGCTATTATGAAGTTATGTACGGAGAAAGATATATGGATACTCCTCAGTCCAATCCTGAAGGTTACAAAGAAGCAAACCTTTTAAATTATGTTGATAACCTTAAAGGAAAGCTCTTGATAATTAACGGAGCGGTTGATCCGACTGTTGTGTGGCAGAACAGTCTCTCGTACCTTCGTAAAGCAATTGACCTGGGAAAGCAGGTGGATTATTTTGTTTATCCCGGAGATGAGCACAATATGCACGGAAAAGACAGAGTGCATCTTTACCGGAAAATTACTGATTATTTTAAAGCGAAGTTGTAGAAAGGTAAAATAGACAGCAGGGGCTTTTATAACGCTTTTTCATTCCTGTTTTTGAGCTGGAAATTTTTCTGACGCAGAGTAAAGGTATTCAATGAAATATTTCTACCAATCTGCTTGAAAATGGATATGATATTTGAACAATTTAAGAATTATTGGTATATAAACATTTAGAAACAACAATGATTTATATGCATGTTATTAATAAAGGAAGAAATGGAACAAGAAACCCTGCGGATTGTTAGATTAGGTTGCTATTTTGAGCGACAAAAGCTATATTTTAATGAAGAATGATAAAGAACAATGAACATTTAACTAAACGGAGCAGCATGAGATTAGGTAGTTCTAATGAGCAATTTTTACTATTTTCATTAGTACACATAATTTTATGTTCTGTGCTCAATACAAATGAGGACTAATCATGAAATTGAAAGTAGTAGTGCATGAAGCAGAGGAAGGTGGATATTGGGCGGAAATTCCGTCAATTTCCGGTTGTGCAACTCAAGGTGATACATTCGATGAGTTGCTAAGGAATATTTATGATGCTGTTGAGGGCTGTCTTTCAATAGATGTTCAAAATATTCCCGTTTCAGAAAAAGACAGGATAATGGAGATAGCGGTTTGAAACCGGTCAGTGGGAAGCGTTTCTGCCGTATCCTGGAAGCAAGAGGAGAATAAAATGAGCTGCGCACGCTGTCTTCTTTTTCAAGAATATCTTCAAGTATGCGGGGAAAAGTTGCTTCTCCGTCTCCTGTTGATACAATATCAAATCCCATTTTAGCAGTGCCTATGGGATCTCCTTTCGGATGAGGCCCTCCTGCAATTAACACAGGGTCATCGCCAAATTTGTTTTTGATTGATTTTACCTGGTTTATAATGTCCGGTGCATGGTGTGTCATAAAAGAGAACAGAATGATATTTTCTTTTTTTGATGATACTGAATTTATAAGGTCTTTATGGGATGATACAAGACGGATGTCAAATTTTTTATCAATGCCTTTCTGCTCAATTGCGTTTAGAAGAACAATCAGAGTAAAGCTGTTGGAGTTGGTCTTTCTGAAAATAAGATTTGGCTTTTCTCGTTTCATGAATTCAAATATAAGCAGATTTTTTGCGATGGAAAAGTGGTTTTTTAGGTTTGGATTCATATGAGGGGTTGTTTCTCCCTCTGCCATGAACAGTGCGCGGTATGAGGCATGTCTTAGGAATTTTTTAAAAAGATATTTTTATGTTGAATAATTATGTAGTTATATGTAATTTAAAGGTGGAGATCAGCGATGCATTGACAGCATAATTTTATGGATAGATTTAGAGAAAAATACAGAATACCGTCTGCACGATTGAAAAATTGGGATTATCGTTGGCACGGGGCCTATTTTATTACAATCTGCACCAAAAACAGGGAACCCTGTTTCGGCAAAATTGAAAATGGTAGAATGCAATTGTCGCATGTTGGTGTTATTGCCGATATTTTTTGGAACGAAATTAAATATCGTAAAATAAATATTGAATCGAACACATTTATTATCATGCCCAACCATATCCATGGTATTTTAATTTTGAATGATGATACGATTGTAGAGACGTTGCATGCAACGTCTCTACTTGGTTAATTGATTAACGGGAGGGTCTGTATATAAATAAATTAAAATCAAAATGCAAATTCAAGCCGTGCTACTCTCATTGCATCTGACAAAGATTTTTCATACTCTGTTTTAAGAGTATTAATAAGTTCTTTCACAGATAGTATTTTATCTACACGAAATGCATTTGCTCCGGCAAATGCAAATCCATCAAGCATCTTGCCGATTCTTGCATTTGTAAGAGCATTTGCAATGCAGTATGGAGTATTTTTAAAGTCACATGTAATCAAACATTTCCATGGACATTTAAACGGTTTTCGGACTCCCCGTGATACTTCTTCAAGAAAAGTGTTTCTTATAGCTCTGCCGGGCAGCCCGACAGGGCTTTGAATAATCATGATGTCTTTTTCAGAGCATTTAAGATAAGCATCTTTGAATTGGTCAGATGCATCGCACTCATGTGTTGCTACAAAACGGGTGCCCATCTGCACTCCGTCTGCACCCATATTTATGAATTTATGAATATCTCTGCCTGTGTAGATACCGCCTGCAGCTATTACAGGAATTTCATTTTCGCCGAATGTTGTGAATTTACTGACCGCTTCAATAACATCAGGAATAAGATTTTCCAGTGCATAGTCCGGATTACTTATTTGTTCTTTCTTGAATCCGAGATGTCCGCCTGCCTTTGGGCCTTCTACAACAACAGCATCAGGCAGGCGGTCAAAATTTTTCTGCCAGTATTTAAAAATCAGATTTGCTGCACGGCCGGATGATACTATAGGAACAAGTTTGGACTTTACTTTTTTTAGATTTTCCCCGCTGTACTCTTTTGGAAAGTGGAGAGGCAGCCCTGCTCCGAGAAAAAGAATATCCGCTCCTTCATCAATTGAGGCTTTTACAAGATCCTGATAGTCTGTCAGAGCAACCATAATGTTGACGCCGATTATACCGGAAGTTTTCGCCCGGGCTTTTCTTATCTCTTCGCGTAGCAGCCTTGAGTTCGCTTCTCTGTAATTTGCTTTATCATAATTATAGATAGTGCTTAATCCCACAGATGAGATAACACCTATACCTCCCTGGTTTGCAACAGCTGAGGCCAGGCCGGAAAGTGATATCCCTACGCCCATGCCTCCCTGAATTACAGGGATTCTGGCAATAAGATTTCCTATTTTAAGTTCGGGCATATTTTTGTCCAACATTTTTTCTCCTATCAATTGTTTGTCAGATTGAGAAATTTATTCTAATGCTATTGTAAATGGTACTGAATTTAAGAGTTTTTCTCATTACATTGTAATTATAAGTAATTATTTAATAAAGAACTGTAAAAGAAATGTAAAACAGATGCGCCTCCCGGGGATGCTGCTGTATAACTTGTATATCTAAAAAAATATGTTTATATTTGATTGATGTAATTGAGCCCGGTAAAAATTTGTCTATATGAGAAGAGATGAAAAAACAGAGTACATTTTATTATGTTTTTATTTTTGTTATGGCCCAAATTGCCTTGTTTCTGCTAATTGGACTGTGGATTTCATGGTATGTGACCAACTATATTTTGATGGAAAAAGGCGGTATCAGGCTTTTTGGATTTAATGTTAATATTGTAGCTCTTGTAGGAGGCCTGGCGCTTCTCATTGTAATCTCCATAGCAATGACATTGATTTTTATGTATCTGAACAGACAGATGAACCTGACAAAAATGTACGATAATTTCATTGCAAACATAACACATGAATTAAAATCTCCTTTATCTTCAATTCAGCTTTTTCTTGAGACTATTAAATCCAGGGAAGTAGGAGAGAAAAAACAAAAGGAATTTATATTATCAATGCTTAATGATGTCAACAGATTGAACAGCCTGATTAATTCAATTCTGTATATGTCCGGATTTGAAAGCAGTAAAACAGCAAAAAGATATCCTCATAATTACAGGGTTTACAGAGCGGATGAGTTTTTAAAAAAAATAATCCGAGATGAATCTGAGCAGCTCAGGATGCAGAGTAGTGTGGAAATTACAGGTGATACTTCATGCAGATGTGTAATGGATAAGCAGTGGATGAGCATTGTATTTCATAATCTGCTCGACAATGCAAAAAAGTATTGCACCGGAGATGTAAAAATAAACGTAAAATTTGCATGTACGGAGAAGTTTTTTATAGTAGATGTTATAGACAACGGCATTGGTGTACCTGCATCATACAAGAAGAAAATATTTAATAAGTTTCAGCGTATTGAAAATCCCAATAGCCCGAATGTGAAAGGTACCGGATTGGGTTTGTACTGGGTAAAAGAGATAATAAAATATCACGGAGGAGATATTTTTGTTTTTAGCGAGGGGGAAAACAGCGGGACAACATTCACAATAAAGATACCTGTTTATATGGCAACAAAACAGCGTCACATTAAAAATCTTCTTAAATTAAGCAGTTATAAAATGAAGAAAACAGGGAAGTGAAAAAATGTGGAAAAAGAATTTAGAGGCAAGCAGCCGAATTTTACTGGTTGAAGATGAAGAGAGCCTTGCCAAAGGGCTTGAATACAATCTTACAGAAGAAGGTTATGATGTAACATGGGCCGCAGACGGCAAGCTTGCACTGGATAAGATTAACAATGAAAAGTTTGATTTGATAATACTGGATATAATGCTCCCATATATAAATGGATTTGAAGTTGCACAGCATGTGCGGGAGAAGGATCCGCGAATTCCAATACTTATGTTAACTGCGCGGGCGCAGGTTGAGGACAGAATACACGGGCTTGAAGCAGGAGCTGATGATTATATTACAAAACCTTTTCATTTAAAGGAGCTCCTGCTGAGGGTTCGGGGAATGCTCAGACGAAAATCGTGGTATTTTACACATACTCAAAATATTGGCATTGTAAGGTTCGGGAAAAATCAGGTGGATTTCAGTAATCTTTCTTGCATTGCGGAAGATTTATCTTTTACTCTTACTATTCAGGAGGCAACTCTGCTGAGATACCTGATTGAGAACAAGGGGAGGATTGTATCCAGGAAGGAAATACTTGAAAATGTATGGAATATGAATCCTGAAATAGAGACGAG encodes the following:
- a CDS encoding S9 family peptidase, encoding MRRKLVLIFVFFTIISSFAGDKLLTMQEAILGSYGKLRVRNINQLKWIGNSSELSCVDSLNGLYGLVRIDPLSEDKKMLLTLDSLKSAVKKVSEISIRRFPRVNWISRDTFYLFYHNNLIVYNLRTKSACLKNSVPDKAQNIRIHPKSFNIAYTIDDNLFVSLCSGGKIQITFDGGNGIKNGSVVHRNEFGINKGIFWSPDGKYLAFYRKDESLVTQYPLVDIDSRPAKVRFIRYPMTGMASEHVSVGVYNILSGSTTFLQTGEPADKYLTHVTWSPDSKSVFIAELNRDQNHLRFCVFDPVTGERRKILFEERDKEWVEPLYDPIFIKGKNNRFLWFSMRDGFNNLYLYDTNGRLIRQVTHLKTDITDFSGFDPESKKIFFTAAENDGLEQHCFSASLKSGKITQLTKQNGLHRTDFSGDGKYFIDRFTNHTVPRIISVFDCSGKKQTELLKAENPVKEYKLGKIEYLKIKNKQGITLNARMILPAGFNPQKKYPVIVYVYGGPHGQMVRDSWLSGWSLWFQYMAERGYIIFTLDNRGTNNRGSDFEQAVFRNLGTCEVEDQMAGINYLKKQSFVDTCRIGVHGWSYGGFMTISMMTRQPGVFKAAVAGGPVIDWRYYEVMYGERYMDTPQSNPEGYKEANLLNYVDNLKGKLLIINGAVDPTVVWQNSLSYLRKAIDLGKQVDYFVYPGDEHNMHGKDRVHLYRKITDYFKAKL
- a CDS encoding type II toxin-antitoxin system HicB family antitoxin, translating into MKLKVVVHEAEEGGYWAEIPSISGCATQGDTFDELLRNIYDAVEGCLSIDVQNIPVSEKDRIMEIAV
- a CDS encoding nitronate monooxygenase, which gives rise to MLDKNMPELKIGNLIARIPVIQGGMGVGISLSGLASAVANQGGIGVISSVGLSTIYNYDKANYREANSRLLREEIRKARAKTSGIIGVNIMVALTDYQDLVKASIDEGADILFLGAGLPLHFPKEYSGENLKKVKSKLVPIVSSGRAANLIFKYWQKNFDRLPDAVVVEGPKAGGHLGFKKEQISNPDYALENLIPDVIEAVSKFTTFGENEIPVIAAGGIYTGRDIHKFINMGADGVQMGTRFVATHECDASDQFKDAYLKCSEKDIMIIQSPVGLPGRAIRNTFLEEVSRGVRKPFKCPWKCLITCDFKNTPYCIANALTNARIGKMLDGFAFAGANAFRVDKILSVKELINTLKTEYEKSLSDAMRVARLEFAF
- a CDS encoding HAMP domain-containing histidine kinase — protein: MKKQSTFYYVFIFVMAQIALFLLIGLWISWYVTNYILMEKGGIRLFGFNVNIVALVGGLALLIVISIAMTLIFMYLNRQMNLTKMYDNFIANITHELKSPLSSIQLFLETIKSREVGEKKQKEFILSMLNDVNRLNSLINSILYMSGFESSKTAKRYPHNYRVYRADEFLKKIIRDESEQLRMQSSVEITGDTSCRCVMDKQWMSIVFHNLLDNAKKYCTGDVKINVKFACTEKFFIVDVIDNGIGVPASYKKKIFNKFQRIENPNSPNVKGTGLGLYWVKEIIKYHGGDIFVFSEGENSGTTFTIKIPVYMATKQRHIKNLLKLSSYKMKKTGK
- a CDS encoding response regulator transcription factor — translated: MWKKNLEASSRILLVEDEESLAKGLEYNLTEEGYDVTWAADGKLALDKINNEKFDLIILDIMLPYINGFEVAQHVREKDPRIPILMLTARAQVEDRIHGLEAGADDYITKPFHLKELLLRVRGMLRRKSWYFTHTQNIGIVRFGKNQVDFSNLSCIAEDLSFTLTIQEATLLRYLIENKGRIVSRKEILENVWNMNPEIETRTIDNFVVRLRRYFEKDPHNPVFIISVRGAGYMFRDE